The DNA region TCACACATAATTTTGCACCTTCTTCAACAAATCGTTCAACTATTGCCAAACCTATGCCTGAGGCTCCCCCTGTAATCAATACTACTTTATTATCTAACCATCCCATTGCTTATACCTTTTTATTAAAATTAAAGAAATTCATATTATCATCGAGTACAACACGACTACCGTTCGTCATTAAGCACTCAAGCTCTCGATCGCCTTTTTTAATTTTACCTAAATAACTTTATACCTAACAGTAAAATGCTTTTATCTACAAAATCGAGAAGGAATCAAATTGTGAGGTTAAACCCACTCCAACCTTAACGATACTTATTTATAGTCGACCGACTACTTCTATCTTACTAGCAATATATCAACACATACACCTAAGATCTTAACCAACAATTGTTTTTTACTCTGCGGCCTAACTCTTAGATCCTACTGAGTTCATGCAATATTCACATTAATTAATAACATATTCGTGTATTGCCTCAATTTCTTCCTTTGATAGCTTATTGCCCCAGGCTGGCATAGAACCCTTGCCATTAATCACTGAATTAATAAACCTTGCCTTATCATTCTTCGGAAATGTACGAAGGTCAAATGTCGTTCCCGACGTTTTCATTTCCACACCATGACAATGAGAGCAGGCTTGCTCGTATAGCTCAGCGCCTTTTTTAACCGTGCTTGACCATGACTTTAGCTTTTTACTTACTGCCTGTGCATCAGGGGCTTTGGGTGGCTGAATCGTTTCAGCATGGACTGTACTCGTATCCCCACCATTTCCTAATTCAAAGACCCAAACAGATCCACCTGGGTTAATGTTTTTTAGGTTTATATCATTTGATAAGCTGTTGTAAACGCCACCAATACCACTGGCAATAGCAATATATTGCTTACCTTCTAATTGATAAGTAATTGGCGGTGCGATAATCCCAGATCCTGTACGGAACTCCCACAGTTTTTCTCCAGTCTGTGCATTTAATGCATATAATTCTCCAGTTTGTGCACCCGAAAAAACAAGGTTACCTTCCGTGACTAAGGTCCCACCATTCATAGGAATAGCTGTTGGGAATTGCCATTTTGCTTTACCCGTTAATGGATCAATCGCCCTTAAATACCCCTTGGGCCCTTCTGGAAAAGCCCATTCAAACCGTGCTCCAATATAAAAAACACCTTTTTTATAGGGCTGCTCAACGGGGGTATATTTCCAGCCGATATTAAAGGTATTAGCATATGCTAACCCTGTTGTTGGACTATAAGACATCGGCGCTAAGTTTTTACCACCAAAAGCCGATGGCCATATCTCGGTTGTTTCTCCTGTCTTAATCATGTTTTTAACGCGCTCAGATATGATTGGTCGCCCTGTCTCCATATCAATTCCATCAGCCCATGTCACTTTATCGACAAATTTATTGGCCCTTAATAACTTACCAGTGCTACGGTCAAGTACATAAAAAAACCCATTCCTATTGGCTTGTATCAAGACCTTCCGTTGTTTTCCATCAACCTCAATCTCAGTAAGTATTGGGTCATTAACAGCGTCATAATCAAAGCCATCATTTGGGGTAAATTGATAATGCCAGATCAACTCACCCGTTTTAGGTCTAATAGCCAACATACTTTGCGTATATAAATTATCTTTTGCTCCTTCTCTCATATTCCAAGGCGACTTATTACCAACCCCCCAATACACAAGGTCTAGTTCTTTATCATACGAGCCTATCAACCATGTCGGCCCTCCACCATGCTCCCACTCATCA from Cycloclasticus pugetii PS-1 includes:
- a CDS encoding PQQ-dependent dehydrogenase, methanol/ethanol family; the protein is MNTIIKNLLFCFMLLILSACDEQNKKTNKEELVPKSPIEQINRQISEVPEDVGVHYYGLEQNLQRYSPLTQINDGNVHQLKPSWVLSLGDNRGQQTQPLVINGVMYITSHNATYAVDARSGRQIWKSTIQYPAETLTCCGVTNRGATWYNDVLYRATPDNRLLALNPKNGKTIWEKRTAEIEFGYSMTSAPLVANNVVITGVAGGEFGARGFLDGWDPKTGEHLWRFHTIPKPGEKGSESWQGDEWEHGGGPTWLIGSYDKELDLVYWGVGNKSPWNMREGAKDNLYTQSMLAIRPKTGELIWHYQFTPNDGFDYDAVNDPILTEIEVDGKQRKVLIQANRNGFFYVLDRSTGKLLRANKFVDKVTWADGIDMETGRPIISERVKNMIKTGETTEIWPSAFGGKNLAPMSYSPTTGLAYANTFNIGWKYTPVEQPYKKGVFYIGARFEWAFPEGPKGYLRAIDPLTGKAKWQFPTAIPMNGGTLVTEGNLVFSGAQTGELYALNAQTGEKLWEFRTGSGIIAPPITYQLEGKQYIAIASGIGGVYNSLSNDINLKNINPGGSVWVFELGNGGDTSTVHAETIQPPKAPDAQAVSKKLKSWSSTVKKGAELYEQACSHCHGVEMKTSGTTFDLRTFPKNDKARFINSVINGKGSMPAWGNKLSKEEIEAIHEYVIN